In Physeter macrocephalus isolate SW-GA chromosome 2, ASM283717v5, whole genome shotgun sequence, a single window of DNA contains:
- the NDUFB3 gene encoding NADH dehydrogenase [ubiquinone] 1 beta subcomplex subunit 3, translated as MAHGHGHEHGHSKMELPDYKQWNIEGTPLETVQEKLAARGLRDPWGRNEAWRYTGGFANNVSFVGALLKGFKWGFAAFVVAVGAEYYLESQKKDKKHH; from the exons ATGGCCCATGGACATGGACATGAACATGGTCATAGTAAAATGGAACTTCCAGattataaacaatggaatatagAAGGGACACCATTAGAAACTGTCCAGGAGAAGCTGGCTGCACGAGGGCTAAGGGATCCATGGGGCCG caaTGAAGCTTGGAGATACACGGGTGGCTTTGCAAATAATGTTTCCTTTGTTGGTGCATTATTAAAAGGATTCAAATGGGGATTTGCTGCATTTGTGGTAGCTGTAGGGGCTGAATATTACCTGGAGTCCCAGAAAAAAGATAAGAAGCATCACTGA